In candidate division WOR-3 bacterium, the sequence TATCCATTTTGTCCGAAACGACTATTCCTTCCCTTATTTTTTTTCTGTTTATTCTCGCGTTATCCATTTTCGATATTCCCCTTCTGTGCGATTTGCTTTTCTCTTAGTATCGTCAGAATTCTGGCTTTTTCCTTCTTGGCGTTTCTTATGTTTGCCGGTTTGTCCGTTGCATTCGACATGACTCTAAAACGCAATTTAAAAATTTCTTCGTTTACTTCGTCCAGCCTGTGCATCAATTCCTGTTCCGTAAGTTCTCTAATTTCTTTAGCTTTCATCTTTCACCTCTGCTAAGCTACATCGTGCCCTGAAATAAATCTGGTTTTTATAGGAAGCTTCGCGGCAGCGAGCTCCATTGCCCTTTTTGCCGTCTCTTCGTCTACCCCTTCGAGTTCAAATATCACCCTTCCTCTTCTGACAACAGCCACCCAACCCACTGGCGCTCCTTTCCCTTTACCCATTCTCGTTTCAGCGGGTTTTTCAGTTATAGGTTTGTCGGGGAACATACGGATCCAAAGCTTACCGCCTCTTTTGATATGCCTGGTTATTGCGACACGAGCTGCTTCTATTTGCTTGGCTGTTATCCAAGCCGCTTCGAGAGCCTGCAAACCGTATTCTCCAAAATCAATTTTGCTGGCGCCTTTGGAAACGCCTCTTCTCTTGCCTCTTTGCTGTTTTCTGTATTTCATTCTCTTAGGTGCCAACATGATTCATCTCTCCTATTTTCTCTTTTTTTCTTTTTTAGCTCCCAAAAGACCGAGTTGATTCAACCTGTGCTGATCTTCGTCGTTCATTATCAAACCTTTGAAAATCCATGTTTTGATTCCAACGGTTCCCGAAAGAGTGTGAGCTGTAGTTTGAGCGTAATCTATGTCCGCTCTTAGGGTGTGAAGAGGTATGTTTCCTTCTCTGTACCATTCGGTTCTTGCTATTTCAGCTCCTCCGAGGCGTCCCGAACACGTGACCTTTATCCCTTTTGCGCCTTGTCTCATGGCGTTTGTCACCGCCCTTTTCATTGCCCTTTTAAAACTCACTCTTTGCACTATTTGATTCATTATGTTGTCGGCCACCAATTTGGCGTCTAACTCGGGACTTTGTACTTCCTGGATTTTTAAATTGACTTCTTTGTTTATCAAACCTTTTACTTCTTCACGAAGGTTGGTGATTTCTTTACCTTGTTTTCCGATTATTTTCCCCGGAGTTGAGGTATGAATAGTTATCGTTATGTTGTCGACGGCTTTTTCAATCTCAATTTTCGAAAACCCCACCTTGGAGTCGTTTAACCTTCTGTTCAGATAAGTTCTAATTTTGTTGTCGTCATATAGGCCTTGGCTGAAATTTCTTTGATGCGCGAACCATCGAGAATCCCAATTCTTCGTAATGCCTATTCTAAATCCAACGGGATGTGTTTTTTGTCCCAAACTGACCTCCGCTATTTTGAAAAGTTCTCGACCGTGACCGTTATATGACAGGTTTCTTTGACAATAGGTTTAGCCCTTCCTCTGGCTCCTGCCCTGAAACGCTTGGGATAACTAGGCCCCTTGTCGATTCTGATGTCTTTTATGTATATGTCGCTGTCGTCCAAAGCGACGCCTTCAGGCTTGACCTTCATGTTTGCTGCTGCAGATGCTATTGTTTTAGTTAAAGAGTATGATATCGCGTAATTTGTGAAGGAAAGCAGGGATAGAGCTTCGTCGATCCTTTTCCCTTTTATGGAGTCAACAATTCTTCTGGCTTTTTTCGAAGTGACCCTCACGTATTTTGTTATTGCCATTGTCTGCATTTTCTATCCCCTTACCCCTGAGCTTTACTCTTCCTCTCCGCTTCGGCTTTTTTCCCTCCATGCCCTCTGAAAAGCCTTGTAGGAGAAAATTCTCCGAGTTTATGCCCCACCATATTTTCCGTAACATACACAGGAATAAACTTTTTTCCGTTGTGTACGGCAAAAGACAGCCCGACAAAATCCGGAGTAATCGTAGAGCGTCTGCTCCATGTTTTTATGGTCTTTTTATCTCTTTCAGATTTCATTTTTTCGACTTTTTCTATCAGTTTCTGATCGACAAACGGCCCTTTTTTGATCGACCTCGGCATTGGCTCTTCTCCTCTGTTCCTTATTTAGATTTTCTTTTAATTATGTATTTATCCGAACGTTTTGTCTTTCTCGTTTTGTATCCTTTTGTCGGAAGGCCTTTCGGCGAAACAGGATGTCTTCCGCCGCTTGATCTTCCTTCTCCACCTCCGAGCGGATGATCCACGGGATTCATAGCGACTCCTCTAACCTTCGGTCTTCTTCCAAGCCAACGGGTTCTTCCCGCTTTTCCCGAATGAATGTTGAATTTGTCGGGATTGCTGACCATTCCCACGGTCGCTCTGCATTTTTGGTTTATCAA encodes:
- the rplP gene encoding 50S ribosomal protein L16, which produces MLAPKRMKYRKQQRGKRRGVSKGASKIDFGEYGLQALEAAWITAKQIEAARVAITRHIKRGGKLWIRMFPDKPITEKPAETRMGKGKGAPVGWVAVVRRGRVIFELEGVDEETAKRAMELAAAKLPIKTRFISGHDVA
- the rpsS gene encoding 30S ribosomal protein S19, whose protein sequence is MPRSIKKGPFVDQKLIEKVEKMKSERDKKTIKTWSRRSTITPDFVGLSFAVHNGKKFIPVYVTENMVGHKLGEFSPTRLFRGHGGKKAEAERKSKAQG
- the rpsC gene encoding 30S ribosomal protein S3; this translates as MGQKTHPVGFRIGITKNWDSRWFAHQRNFSQGLYDDNKIRTYLNRRLNDSKVGFSKIEIEKAVDNITITIHTSTPGKIIGKQGKEITNLREEVKGLINKEVNLKIQEVQSPELDAKLVADNIMNQIVQRVSFKRAMKRAVTNAMRQGAKGIKVTCSGRLGGAEIARTEWYREGNIPLHTLRADIDYAQTTAHTLSGTVGIKTWIFKGLIMNDEDQHRLNQLGLLGAKKEKKRK
- the rpmC gene encoding 50S ribosomal protein L29, which encodes MKAKEIRELTEQELMHRLDEVNEEIFKLRFRVMSNATDKPANIRNAKKEKARILTILREKQIAQKGNIENG
- the rplV gene encoding 50S ribosomal protein L22 codes for the protein MQTMAITKYVRVTSKKARRIVDSIKGKRIDEALSLLSFTNYAISYSLTKTIASAAANMKVKPEGVALDDSDIYIKDIRIDKGPSYPKRFRAGARGRAKPIVKETCHITVTVENFSK